In Corythoichthys intestinalis isolate RoL2023-P3 chromosome 11, ASM3026506v1, whole genome shotgun sequence, a single genomic region encodes these proteins:
- the tmem265 gene encoding transmembrane protein 121 isoform X2, which yields MVPTPQVCVSTLVTVSTMAVVDLYLLEQSMPGARGAAGPGAWQCAAVLLGDAGFLLALRFVSAGVVSEARSPRRGFANALWFLFLSLLQLKLFFVCHNYRQERRPPDPLARKVLTLLLSVCLPSLFLILTGADYMTPQRRKQEVRGRLLWVVVDLLDVLDLQAGLWEAQGGAAAPERRLPVWAEGLVFFYCYALLLLLPCVALTELGATGLPGQRGPRREALYPWLSLVTVNVFTLGLRGAGVLWYRDPRVSTVFLGKNLLALAVKLSSARERQKQERGAGASPGVRREETASAGRRAERGESQTEVNFHAPSGSRSPGRADSPLAPSFISQEL from the coding sequence ATGGTGCCCACGCCCCAGGTGTGCGTATCCACCCTGGTGACGGTGAGCACGATGGCGGTGGTGGACCTCTACCTGCTGGAGCAAAGCATGCCGGGAGCACGCGGGGCGGCGGGGCCCGGCGCGTGGCAGTGCGCCGCCGTCTTACTGGGCGACGCCGGCTTCCTGCTGGCGCTGCGCTTCGTGTCGGCCGGGGTGGTGTCGGAGGCGCGCTCGCCCCGCCGGGGCTTCGCCAACGCCTTGTGGTTCCTCTTCCTGTCGCTCCTCCAGCTCAAGCTCTTCTTCGTCTGCCACAACTACAGGCAGGAGCGGCGGCCGCCCGACCCGCTGGCCAGAAAGGTCCTGACGCTCCTGCTCTCCGTCTGCCTGCCGTCCCTCTTCCTCATCCTGACGGGGGCCGACTACATGACGCCCCAGCGGAGGAAGCAGGAGGTGCGGGGGCGCCTCCTGTGGGTGGTGGTGGACCTGCTGGACGTGTTGGACCTGCAGGCCGGGCTGTGGGAGGCCCAAGGAGGGGCGGCGGCCCCCGAGCGACGGCTCCCCGTCTGGGCCGAGGGCTTGGTTTTCTTCTACTGCTACGCCCTTCTGCTTTTGCTACCGTGCGTGGCCCTCACGGAACTGGGGGCCACGGGCCTCCCGGGACAGAGGGGCCCCCGCAGGGAGGCTTTGTACCCGTGGCTCAGCCTGGTCACCGTCAACGTCTTCACCCTGGGCCTGAGGGGCGCCGGCGTGCTGTGGTACAGGGACCCCCGAGTATCCACCGTCTTCCTGGGGAAGAACCTACTGGCGCTGGCGGTGAAACTGAGCTCGGCTCGCGAGAGGCAAAAGCAGGAGCGCGGCGCGGGGGCGTCGCCCGGGGTCCGACGAGAAGAAACCGCGTCGGCCGGTCGCCGCGCCGAGCGGGGAGAGAGTCAAACGGAGGTCAACTTTCACGCGCCGTCCGGCTCGCGGAGCCCGGGCCGCGCCGACTCACCTTTAGCGCCCTCCTTCATCTCCCAGGAACTCTAA
- the tmem265 gene encoding transmembrane protein 121 isoform X1 has translation MSHRPLFHTALIKGMVPTPQVCVSTLVTVSTMAVVDLYLLEQSMPGARGAAGPGAWQCAAVLLGDAGFLLALRFVSAGVVSEARSPRRGFANALWFLFLSLLQLKLFFVCHNYRQERRPPDPLARKVLTLLLSVCLPSLFLILTGADYMTPQRRKQEVRGRLLWVVVDLLDVLDLQAGLWEAQGGAAAPERRLPVWAEGLVFFYCYALLLLLPCVALTELGATGLPGQRGPRREALYPWLSLVTVNVFTLGLRGAGVLWYRDPRVSTVFLGKNLLALAVKLSSARERQKQERGAGASPGVRREETASAGRRAERGESQTEVNFHAPSGSRSPGRADSPLAPSFISQEL, from the coding sequence GCATGGTGCCCACGCCCCAGGTGTGCGTATCCACCCTGGTGACGGTGAGCACGATGGCGGTGGTGGACCTCTACCTGCTGGAGCAAAGCATGCCGGGAGCACGCGGGGCGGCGGGGCCCGGCGCGTGGCAGTGCGCCGCCGTCTTACTGGGCGACGCCGGCTTCCTGCTGGCGCTGCGCTTCGTGTCGGCCGGGGTGGTGTCGGAGGCGCGCTCGCCCCGCCGGGGCTTCGCCAACGCCTTGTGGTTCCTCTTCCTGTCGCTCCTCCAGCTCAAGCTCTTCTTCGTCTGCCACAACTACAGGCAGGAGCGGCGGCCGCCCGACCCGCTGGCCAGAAAGGTCCTGACGCTCCTGCTCTCCGTCTGCCTGCCGTCCCTCTTCCTCATCCTGACGGGGGCCGACTACATGACGCCCCAGCGGAGGAAGCAGGAGGTGCGGGGGCGCCTCCTGTGGGTGGTGGTGGACCTGCTGGACGTGTTGGACCTGCAGGCCGGGCTGTGGGAGGCCCAAGGAGGGGCGGCGGCCCCCGAGCGACGGCTCCCCGTCTGGGCCGAGGGCTTGGTTTTCTTCTACTGCTACGCCCTTCTGCTTTTGCTACCGTGCGTGGCCCTCACGGAACTGGGGGCCACGGGCCTCCCGGGACAGAGGGGCCCCCGCAGGGAGGCTTTGTACCCGTGGCTCAGCCTGGTCACCGTCAACGTCTTCACCCTGGGCCTGAGGGGCGCCGGCGTGCTGTGGTACAGGGACCCCCGAGTATCCACCGTCTTCCTGGGGAAGAACCTACTGGCGCTGGCGGTGAAACTGAGCTCGGCTCGCGAGAGGCAAAAGCAGGAGCGCGGCGCGGGGGCGTCGCCCGGGGTCCGACGAGAAGAAACCGCGTCGGCCGGTCGCCGCGCCGAGCGGGGAGAGAGTCAAACGGAGGTCAACTTTCACGCGCCGTCCGGCTCGCGGAGCCCGGGCCGCGCCGACTCACCTTTAGCGCCCTCCTTCATCTCCCAGGAACTCTAA